A genome region from Candidatus Dadabacteria bacterium includes the following:
- a CDS encoding class I SAM-dependent methyltransferase → MSGQQTRRASDTYTMGYSEDFEKLLRRGNARTNAAHLLPCLKPGMLVIDLDCGPGTISMGLVEAVFPGELHGVDMESSQVEMAKAAAKSARVATAHFHTAEITDLPFEDDSFDVAHFHGVLIHVPDIMAALGEARRVLKPGGIVSAREMSVESSFYEPGLREQFATFAKLVTANGGHPEIGRELKRLLLQAGFSDVEAGFSFEPFCAREDVEFLYHFASDWFFSAETRAAAVGYGIATGEQFDEWRRRLDEWKDTPGAVAAFAWGEATGRG, encoded by the coding sequence GTGAGCGGACAGCAAACCCGGAGAGCTTCCGATACCTACACAATGGGGTACAGTGAGGATTTCGAGAAACTGCTCAGACGCGGAAACGCGCGGACAAACGCGGCGCACCTGCTCCCGTGTCTTAAGCCCGGCATGCTGGTCATTGATCTCGACTGCGGCCCCGGAACTATTTCCATGGGTCTTGTCGAAGCTGTCTTTCCGGGGGAACTGCACGGAGTGGACATGGAGTCCTCGCAGGTCGAGATGGCAAAGGCCGCGGCGAAGTCTGCCAGGGTCGCAACCGCGCACTTTCACACGGCGGAGATTACCGATCTGCCATTTGAGGATGACTCGTTTGACGTGGCGCATTTTCACGGCGTGCTTATACATGTCCCGGACATCATGGCGGCGCTTGGCGAAGCCCGAAGGGTGCTTAAGCCCGGGGGTATTGTCTCCGCGAGAGAGATGTCTGTTGAATCGTCGTTTTACGAACCTGGATTGCGGGAGCAGTTTGCGACCTTCGCGAAACTGGTTACCGCAAACGGCGGCCATCCCGAAATAGGCAGGGAGCTTAAACGGCTTCTTCTTCAGGCGGGATTCTCGGACGTGGAAGCCGGCTTTTCCTTTGAACCTTTCTGCGCTCGGGAAGATGTTGAATTTCTCTACCATTTCGCTTCTGACTGGTTTTTCTCCGCTGAAACCCGCGCGGCAGCCGTCGGGTACGGAATCGCGACCGGGGAGCAGTTCGATGAGTGGCGCCGGAGACTTGATGAGTGGAAAGATACTCCCGGGGCGGTGGCGGCCTTCGCATGGGGAGAGGCAACGGGGCGCGGATAG
- the hemB gene encoding porphobilinogen synthase, producing MKQGKKTKTPEKDTPSLDICARPRRNRKSRSIRNLVRKTWLLPGDLVYPLFIHDKNHDEEIESMPGCRRLSVSGLVEEVREAHALGIGAVMIFPAVEDGLKSPFAEESYNPRGLVPKAVAAVKKQVPEVSVITDIALDPYSSDGHDGVVSPSGEILNDITVEALCKQALCHAAAGADIVAPSDMMDGRVGAIREILDEEGYTNVSIMSYTAKYASSFYGPFRGALDSAPRGGDKMTYQMDPANSTEALRELILDEEEGADMVMVKPAGYYLDLVSLFRENTDLPVAAYQVSGEYLMIKTACESGWLEEEKTVLESLLSIKRAGADIVITYFAKKAAEILSRT from the coding sequence TTGAAACAGGGGAAAAAGACAAAGACGCCGGAAAAAGACACGCCGTCTCTTGACATCTGCGCAAGACCGAGAAGAAACCGCAAATCCCGCTCCATAAGAAATCTCGTCCGGAAAACCTGGCTTTTGCCCGGGGATCTCGTGTACCCGCTTTTCATACACGACAAGAATCACGATGAGGAGATAGAGTCCATGCCCGGGTGCAGAAGGTTGAGCGTTTCAGGCCTCGTTGAGGAGGTAAGAGAAGCCCACGCTCTGGGTATCGGGGCCGTAATGATTTTCCCGGCGGTCGAAGACGGCCTTAAATCTCCCTTCGCCGAAGAATCCTACAACCCCAGAGGGCTTGTGCCAAAAGCCGTAGCCGCCGTAAAGAAACAGGTTCCCGAAGTCTCTGTCATAACGGACATCGCTCTTGATCCTTACTCAAGTGACGGACACGACGGGGTGGTATCTCCATCCGGGGAAATACTCAACGACATTACCGTTGAGGCGCTGTGCAAGCAGGCTCTCTGCCACGCCGCTGCGGGAGCCGACATAGTCGCGCCGAGCGACATGATGGACGGGAGAGTCGGGGCTATCAGGGAAATTCTTGATGAAGAGGGCTATACGAACGTTTCGATAATGTCTTATACGGCCAAGTATGCTTCCTCTTTTTACGGACCGTTTCGCGGAGCGCTTGACTCAGCGCCGAGGGGAGGGGACAAGATGACCTATCAGATGGACCCCGCGAACTCAACAGAAGCGCTGCGGGAATTGATCCTGGACGAGGAGGAAGGAGCGGACATGGTGATGGTGAAACCTGCCGGGTACTACCTGGATCTCGTATCACTGTTCCGGGAAAACACTGATCTTCCGGTGGCAGCCTATCAGGTAAGCGGAGAGTACCTTATGATAAAGACGGCGTGTGAATCGGGCTGGCTTGAAGAGGAAAAAACAGTTCTTGAAAGTCTCCTGAGTATAAAAAGGGCCGGCGCCGACATTGTAATCACTTATTTCGCGAAAAAAGCCGCCGAAATTCTTTCCCGAACTTAG
- a CDS encoding type B 50S ribosomal protein L31, with amino-acid sequence MKKDIHPDYNYVVFKDSFTGHMFLTRSTRTSEETTKWEDGNEYPLISVEISSDSHPFYTGREKHYKKEGRVEKFRRKYQKKSAKQETVETESQ; translated from the coding sequence ATGAAAAAAGATATTCACCCAGATTACAACTATGTGGTTTTTAAGGATTCGTTCACCGGGCATATGTTCCTTACGCGTTCGACCAGAACATCCGAGGAAACCACCAAATGGGAAGACGGAAACGAGTATCCGCTTATAAGCGTGGAAATCTCAAGCGACTCTCACCCTTTCTACACAGGAAGGGAAAAGCACTATAAAAAAGAAGGCAGGGTCGAGAAATTCCGTCGCAAGTACCAGAAAAAGTCCGCCAAGCAAGAGACCGTGGAAACCGAATCGCAGTAA